Sequence from the Streptomyces sp. NBC_00358 genome:
TCGTCCTGCTTGAGACCGGAGACGACGGTCGGGGCGTAGAAGTAGCCCTTGTCGCCGACCTGCTTGCCGCCCGACTCCACCTTTGCGTGCGCGGGCAGCCGCTCGATGAACCCGGCGACCTGCTTGAGCTGGTTGGGGTTGTTCAGCGGGCCGTAGAGCACGTCCTCGTCGTCCGGCTGACCGGTCTTGGTCTCGGCGGCGGCCTTGGCGAGCGCGGTGACGAACTCGTCGTGGATCGACTCCTGGACGAGGACGCGGGTGGCGGCCGTACAGTCCTGGCCGGCGTTGAAGAAGCCCGCGACCGAGATGTCCTCGACGGCCTTGGCGATGTCGGTGTCCTCGAAGACGACGACCGGGGCCTTGCCGCCCAGCTCCAGGTGGACGCGCTTGACGTCCTTGGACGCCGACTCGGCGACGGAGATGCCCGCGCGGACGGAACCCGTGATGGAGGCCATCGCCGGGGTCGGGTGCTCGACCATCGCGCGGCCGGTGTCGCGGTCGCCGCAGATGACGTTGAAGACGCCCTTGGGCAGGATGCCGCCGAGGATGTCGGCGATCAGGACCGTGGAGGCCGGGGTGGTGTCCGAGGGCTTCAGGACGACCGTGTTGCCCGCGGCGAGGGCCGGGGCGAACTTCCACACCGCCATCATCATCGGGTAGTTCCACGGCGCGACCTGGGCGCAGACGCCGATCGGCTCACGGCGGACGATCGAGGTCATGCCCTCCATGTACTCGCCGGCCGAGCGGCCTTCGAGCATGCGGGCGGCACCCGCGAAGAAGCGGATCTGGTCGACCATCGGCGGGATTTCCTCGGACCGGGTCAGCCCGATCGGCTTGCCGGTGTTCTCCACCTCGGCCGCGATCAGCTCCTCGGCCCGCTCCTCGAACGCGTCCGCGATCTTCAGGAGGGCCCTCTGGCGCTCGGAGGGGGTCTTGTCCCGCCACTGGGGGAAAGCCGCGGCGGCGGCCGCCATCGCGGCGTCGACGTCCGCCTGGCCGGAGAGCGGCGCGGTCGCGTACGCCTCGCCGGTCGCGGGGTTGACCACCTCCGTGGTCCGTCCATCGGCGGCATCGCGGAACTCTCCGTCGATGTAATTGCGCAGACGACGCAGCTCGGTGCTCACTGCCCGGCCCTCCTGTCGGATGTCCAACGACTCAGGTGTCCACTACCTGAGATGCCTGGCCCCCACCCTAATCCGTGACTCCACGTTTTCAACACCCCCGAACGGCTCAGAACTGCGAAATCCGCAAGACACGTACCCGTAAACAACGAATTTCATTGCCTGAACCTTGCGGAACTGTCGAGACGTCGTGCACAGTGGGGTCGTGGTCAGTCGAAGCGCGGAACCCAGGGACTCCCGCGAGTCCAGGAACGGCAGTCCCCAGTTGGACACCGTCTCCCTCGCCATCATCGAGCAGCTCCAGCAGGACGGACGCCGCCCGTACGCCGCGATCGGCAAGGCCGTGGGCCTCTCCGAGGCCGCCGTGCGCCAGCGTGTCCAGAAGCTGCTCGACCAGGGCGTCATGCAGATCGTCGCCGTCACGGACCCGCTCACCGTGGGCTTCCGCAGGCAGGCGATGGTGGGCATCACGGTCGAGGGCGACCTCGACCCGGTGGCCGAAGCGCTGACTGCCATGTCGGAAGTCGAGTACGTGGTGATGACCGCGGGCTCGTTCGACATCCTCGCCGAGATCGTCTGCGAGGACGACGACCACCTGCTGGACGTCATCAACAAACGCATCCGGGCCCTGCCTGCGGTGCGCTCCACCGAGAGCTTCGTCTACCTGAAGCTCAAGAAGCAGACCTACATGTGGGGAACCCGATAGCCGTGAGCACCAAGGACCTCAGCAAGACCGCGTACGACCACCTGTGGATGCACTTCACCCGCATGTCCTCGTACGAGAACGCGCCCGTTCCCACCATCGTCAAGGGTGAGGGCACCTACATCTACGACGACAAGGGCAAGCGCTACCTCGACGGTCTCGCGGGCCTGTTCGTGGTCCAGGCCGGTCACGGCCGTACCGAGCTGGCCGAGACGGCCTTCAAGCAGGCCCAGGAGCTGGCCTTCTTCCCGGTGTGGTCCTACGCCCACCCCAAGGCCATCGAGCTGGCCGAGCGCCTCGCCCACCACGCGCCGGGCGACCTGAACAAGGTGTTCTTCACGACGGGTGGCGGCGAGGCCGTCGAGACCGCGTGGAAGCTGGCCAAGCAGTACTTCAAGCTGCAGGGCAAGCCGACCAAGTACAAGGTCATCTCGCGTGCGGTCGCCTACCACGGCACCCCGCAGGGCGCCCTGTCCATCACCGGCCTGCCGGCCCTCAAGGCCCCCTTCGAGCCGCTGGTCCCGGGCGCCCACAAGGTCCCCAACACCAACATCTACCGCGCCCCGCTCTTCGGCGACGACCCCGAGGCCTACGGCCGCTGGGCCGCCGACCAGATCGAGCAGGAGATCCTCTTCGAGGGCCCGGAGACCGTCGCCGCGGTCTTCCTGGAGCCGGTGCAGAACGCCGGCGGCTGCTTCCCGCCGCCGCCCGGCTACTTCCAGCGCGTGCGCGAGATCTGCGACCAGTACGACGTACTGCTCGTCTCGGACGAGGTCATCTGCGCCTTCGGCCGCCTCGGCACGATGTTCGGCTGCGACAAGTTCGGCTACGTACCGGACATGATCACCTGCGCCAAGGGCATGACCTCGGGCTACTCCCCGATCGGCGCGTGCATCGTCTCCGACCGCATCGCCGAGCCGTTCTACAAGGGCGACAACACCTTCCTGCACGGCTACACCTTCGGCGGCCACCCGGTCTCCGCCGCCGTGGCGCTGACCAACCTCGACATCTTCGAGCGCGAGGGCCTCAACCAGCACGTGCTGGACAACGAGGCCAACTTCCTGAAGACCCTGCAGAAGCTGCACGACCTGCCGATCGTCGGCGACGTCCGCGGCAACGGCTTCTTCTACGGCATCGAGCTGGTGAAGGACAAGGCCACCAAGGAGACCTTCACGGACGAGGAGTCGGAGCGCGTGCTCTACGGCTTCGTCTCCAAGAAGCTCTTCGAGTACGGCCTCTACTGCCGCGCCGACGACCGCGGTGACCCGGTCATCCAGCTCTCGCCGCCGCTGATCTCCGACCAGTCGACCTTCGACGAGATCGAGGGGATCGTCCGTCAGGTCCTGACGGAGGCGTGGACCAAGCTCTGATCTTCCCCCCGGAGATCAACAACGGCCCCGGTGCCGCCCGTTCGAGTGAGAATGGGCGGCCCGGGGCCGCGTGCTGTCCGGCCTCCCGGCCCCGACTCCCTAGCGTGCCCAGTGACCGATCGGCCCTGCCTTCGTTCCCCCGTCCGGGGGACCGAGCGACCTCGAAGAGATCGCCGGGCACGGCACATCAGATCTGAACGAGGTGTACGCGATGGTGGCCCCGCCTGACAACGACGTGCTCTGGGCACGCGCCCTGCACGTCAAGCACAACGGATCCCCCGCGCTCAGCGGTGTCTCGCTCGGCGTCCGGGAGGGCGAGATCCTCGCCGTCGGCGGCCCGCGCGGCAGCGGCAAGACGACCCTCCTCCAGTGTCTGTCCGGCCAGCTTCTGCCGCAGGCGGGCGAGGTCTGGTTCAACAGCTCGCCCGTGCACACCATGGGCCCGCTCACCCGCGAGCGGCTGCGCCGGGACCGGTTCGGCTGGATCGACCCGGTCGCGATGCTGGTCCCCGAGCTGAACGCCTGGGAGAACACCGCCCTGCCGCTGATGCTGCGCGGCTGGACCCGCCGGGCCGCCAAGACCACGGCCCTGGAGTGGCTGGAGCGCCTGGACATCGGCGGCTGCGCCCGCAAACGCCCGCACGCCCTGCTCCAGGCCGAGCGGCAGCGCGTCGCGATCGCCCGCGCCCTCGCCCCCACCCCCACCGTGCTGTTCGCAGACGAGCCGACGGCCCCGCTGCACCGCGCCGACCGCGCCCATGTGCTGCGCACGCTCACCACGGCGGCCCGCTCGCACGGCATCACCGTCGTCCTCGCCAGCCACGACGCGGACACCACGGCGCTGGCCGACCGGACGGTGTCCCTGCTCGACGGACGGCGTGTGAACACGGTCCACCTGCCCCCGGTCACCGAGACGGAAGGCCGGGCCGCGTGCTCGCTCTCCGTCTAGCCCGCGGCGGCCACCCCCTCGTCCAGCTCCGCCGGCTCCTGGTCGCCGCCGCCTCCGCGGGCACCGGGTTCCTGCTGCTGTGCACGCTGGGTTACGCGATGAGTCACCCGGACGCCTCGGCCGCCGGCGCGCTGCGCCTGGCCTGGTGCGTCGTTCCCCTCGCCTCGACGGTCTACTTCGCCGTGGCGGTGGCCCGTACCGACCCCGCCACCCGGCCCCGGACCGGCCTGTCCGCCATCGGCCTCGGTCCCGGCCGACTGATGGCGATCTCCGCGGTCACCACGGCCCTCTCCACGCTCCTCGGCTCGCTGCTCGCGCTGCTCCTCTTCCTGCACCTGCGCGGCGACCTGACCGGCATCCCGTTCGGCGGCGCGGCGGCGGACTTCCTCGCCTCCGGCCAGTCCCTGCCCCTGCCCGCGGCCCTGACACTGCTCGCGCTGGTGCCGGTCGCGGCGTCCGGCGCCGCCGCCGTGGCGCTGCGCCCGCGGCACGGCGGGCCGCAGCGCACCGCCTGGTCGTACGGACGCAGCTGGATCTCGGCACGGCAGAACGCCATCGCGAGCGCCCCGCGGCGCGGGCCCCTGACCGGCGGACGGCAGGCGGACGACCGCCGGGGCGCGCCAGACGGCCGGGGCACGCTCACCGCCTCCACCGGCCCGCCCGGCGCCTCCGCCCCGGCCGGCACGGCCGCCGTCCCCACCGCGAGCGGCACGGCCGACGGCTTCACCACGACCGGCACGGGCGACGCGTTCCGGGACGCGTCCGCGGACGCCGACGGTGCCGCCCCGCCCCAGCCGGACCCGCGGACCCCGGACGCCGACGCTTCGGCGGGCTCCGACGGCCCCGACTTCCACTGGACCGCCGAGGCCTACGCCGGCGGGGACACCGCTCAGCGGGTGGGCGTACAGGACCGTTCGGGCGCCGCCGCCCTCGGGCGCCCCGGGACGCCCGCGCCCTACGAGGCGGCGGACGGATCGTACGAGGGTCCGGACTCGCCCGCGGGCCACACGGACCGGCATCGGGCCGCCGAGGCCGACGCCCGTCGGCTGCCTCCCGGGGAGACCTCCCCGAACGGGCTCCCCTGGGGCGCGGCCACCCTCGCGGCCGGGCTGGCCGTCGAGACGTACGCGAGCCGTTCGGGACCCGCGCCCGCGCTCGCGCTGCCCGGCGGATTCATCGGCGGTCCGGCCGGGGTACTGCTCGGCTGGGTGCTGACGGCGGTCGGTCTGGCCCTCGCGGGACCCGCGATCACGTACTTGTGCGGGCGGCTGCTCCAGGCCGTACGTCCGGGCGCGCTGCGCCTGCTGGCCGGGCGGGTGCTCCAGTCGGAGGCGCGGCGGATCGGGCAGCCGCTGGGCGTGGTGTGCGCGGTGGCGTCGGGCGGGTTCGCCATGACGGCGCTGTACACCGGTGCCCGGCCCGCCTTCGGTCCGCTGACCACCCTCGGCGCCCTGCTGGTCGCCGGGTGCACGCTGCTGACGCTGGCGACAGCCGCCGTCGAGGCGAAGCACGCTCGCGCGGACACCACGGCGGCCCTGCTGCGGCTGGGGGCCCCCGCCACGCTGCTGCGCGGCGCCGCGGCACTGCGCGCCGGGGTGCTGTTCGCCGCGTTCGCCCCGCTGACCTGGGCGGTCGCCGAGCTGGCCGCGCTTCCCCTGATCGGCTGAACCGCCCACGGACCGGTCCTCGCGATCCGGGAGGAAAAAGTCCGCGCCGGGCGATGATTTCGGGGCGGGCCCCCGGTCTATCCCTGCGAACGGCACCACACTGACGGGAGACCCTCACATGTACCAGCAGATGATCTTCGTGAACCTGCCGGTGTCCGATGTGGACACCTCGAAGAAGTTCTTCACGGAGCTCGGCTACGCGATCAACCCGCAGTTCTCCACCGACGACTGCGCCTGCGTGGTGATCAGCGACACGATCATCGCGATGATGCTCAGCAAGCAGCGCTACGCGGACTTCACCAAGAAGCGGATCGCGGACGCGACGAAGACGAGCGAGGTGCTGCTGTGTCTGAGCGCCGAGAGCCGCGAGAAGGTCGACGAGCTGGTCGACGCCGCGATCGCGGCGGGCGGCTCGGGGACCGGCGAGGCGCAGGACCAGGGCTTCATGTACGGCCGCGCCTTCGACGACCCGGACGGCCACACCTGGGAGGTCATGTGGATGGACCCGGCGGCGGTCCAGGGCTGAGACGGGCTGCCCGGTTCGCGTTCCGGGGCCGGCGCGCGGTACAGGGGTCCGCGCGCCGGCCCCGTGGCGTCACCTCCCGGGGCCGGCTCGGCCTCCCGCTCGGCCGGGCCCTCCCGTTCGCGCCCACGGCCCCGGAGTGGCCCGGGTCGGCCCGCGTCGGCCCGGAGCGGCCCGGTGTCCGTGTGCGTCGCATGGCGGAGCGTCACCCGCGCACCCGGCGAACCGGGGTGACACGACAACAGGCGAGTCCCCGTGCGGGCTCCGCCGGTCCGGGGGTACTCCGAAGGGCAGCCCCTAGCATGGCCGCGTGCTGCCCACTCCTCTTCACTCATCCCATGACCGCGAGATCGAGTCCCTCAGCGAGTTCGACGACGTGGTCTCGACGGGCGGCTCGCTCGCCCGGTTCCGTGTCCAGGCCGTCGATCTGACGGGCCGTACGCGGGATCTGCTCTCCCTGGACACCGCGGGTGCCGTCTTCCTCGGCTGCCCGATGGAGCCGGAGGCCGCCGCGGGCGTCCGGGCCTCGGGCGCCCTCGTCTTCCCGCCCGTACCGGGCCTCCCCCTCGACCCCTACCGGGGCCGTCTCTACTCCCCCGACGAACTGTTCGCCTCCCTCGACGCGGGATACGAGGCGACCCCGGACGCCCGCGCGTACGCCTGGTTCCAGCAGACCAGATCCGACGGCGACATATTCGCGTCGATGGTGCGCGCGGTCCACGACGACTCCGTCTCGGACGCGCTCGACGAACTCCTCGTCGGGGTAAGGGTGGTCGGTGTGATGGGGGGCCACGCGATGGCCCGCGGCACCGAGGCGTACGCGGGTGCCGCGCGGCTCGGCCGCACACTCGCGCGCTCCGGACTCATGGTCGCCACCGGCGGCGGCCCCGGCGCGATGGAGGCGGCGAACCTCGGCGCCTACGCGGCTCCGTTCGACGACGCCATGCTCGACGAGGCGCTGCGCGTCCTGGCCGCCGTCCCGTCGTTCACGCCCTCGATCACCGACTGGGCGCGCGCCGCGTTCGAGGTGCGCGGCCGCTGGCCCTCGGGTGGCCCCTCGGTCGGCGTCCCCACCTGGTTCTACGGCCATGAGCCGCCGAACGCCTTCGCCGCCCACACGGCCAAGTACTTTGCCAACGCGACCCGCGAGGACGGGCTGCTGGCCCGCTCGAACGCGGGTGTCGTCTTCCTGCCGGGCGCCGCCGGGACCGTACAGGAGATCTTCGACAACGCGACCCCCAACTACTACGGGTCGAGGGGCGAGCCCACCCCCATGGTCCTGGTGGACCGTGCGCACTGGACCGAGAAGTACCCCGCCTGGCAACTGCTCAAGTCGCTGGCCTGCGAACGGGCGATGGAGTCGCGGATCGCGCTCGTCGACCGGATCGATGACGCTCCGGAGGCACTCAAACACTTCGGAGGTTAACGACTCGGCAAAGCCAACGGCAGGGCAGGGCATATGCATTGACAGCACTTAGGTCGCGCTTATAAACCTGTGAAACTCCTGGGGGAGCTGTTGCTGGAATGATTCGCAGCAAATCCCCCGACACCCCCCGCAGTTGCGCAACCTGTGAAGGGCAATCGTGTCCATATCTCGACGCACCGCACATACCGTGCGAATCCTCGGCGTTGCCTCCGCCTCTGCCGCGCTCGCGCTCGGCGTCGCCGGCAACGCACTCGCCTGCAACATTGGTGACTTCTCGGCTGCCGCCACCTGTGACGGCAACGGGAAGGGCATCATCACTGTCACTGACATCGACCGTTCCGCCAAGGAGGCCACCGTCACGGTCTTCCTCGAGCGCAACGGGGCCGACGACCACCAGGTCGGCGCCCCCCAGAAGGTCACCGGCAGCAAGGACGGCGCCACGGTCTCGTTCTCGGAGGACTGGGCTCCCAAGGCCGAGTACCGAATCCACGTCAACGTCCCGAACATCGTGGACAAGGACATCTCCCCGAACCTGGTGACGAAGGACGAGGCCTGCACCACGAAGTCGGAGTCGCCGGCCCCGTCGGAGAGCCCGAAGCCGTCGGACAGCCCCTCCGCCTCGGACACCCCCTCGGACTCGGCGACCCCGTCGGCCTCCGAGAGCAGCGCCGCTCCGGCCACCCCGGGCGACAACCAGCCGTCCGCCGCCGCCGGTGAGTCCAACCTCGCCGAGACCGGTGCGAACTCCAACACCCCGATGATCGCCGGCATCGCCGCCGCGTTCGTCATCGTCGGTGGCGGAGCGGTCTTCTTCGGCATGCGCCGCCGCGGCGCCTCGAAGGCCTGACCCGCGCCCTGAACGACCGTGTGGCCCGTCCCCGTCGAGGGGGCGGGCCACACGGCTGTCCGGGCGCCCCGGTCAGCCTGCGCGGCTCTGGGGCCCTTTACCGGCGGACGACCCGCCGAGCACGACGATCTCGGCCGCGTCGAACTCCACCCCGACCACCTCACCGGGCTCCGGCGCGTCCCGCAGGGCGCACGCCGCCTCCAGCCGGGGCGCGCCCTCGGGCTGAAGCTGTACGGCGACGTGGGTGCCCCGGAAGGTGCGTGCGGCGACCGTGCAGCGCAGCCCGTCCGCCGCGCCCACCAGCCGTACACCGGCGGGCCGTACGAGGAGGGTGCCGGGCCCCTGGGCGGCGCCCTCGGGCACCGGGACCTTGCCCCACGGGGTGTCGGCCGCCGACGCGCTCACCGTCGCCTCGACCACGTTGTCGAAGCCGAGGAAGCGGGCCACGAAGGCGTCCGCGGGATGCTGCCAGACCTCAAGTGGCGTACCGGACTGGGCGATCCGTCCGTCGCGCATCACCACGACCCGGTCGGCGAGCGCGAACGCCTCGCCCTGGTCGTGGGTGACGGCGAGCACCGTCGTACCCAACTCGCCGAAAAGGTCGCGGAGTTCGACGACGAGCCGTTCGCGCAGTGAGCGGTCCAGCTGGCCGAGCGGTTCGTCGAGCATCAGCAGCCGGGGGCTCGGGGCGAGGGCGCGGGCCAGGGCCACGCGCTGCTGCTCGCCGCCGGACAGGGAGGCGACGGCCCGGTCCCGGGCGCCGGGCAGACCGACCAGGTCGAGCAACTCCCCCACCCGGGCCGCCTGTCCACTCCTCGGCGTGCCGCGCATCCGCAGCCCGAAGGCCACGTTGCCGCCCACGTCCCGCTGCGGGAAGAGCTGATGGTCCTGGAACATCAGGCCGACGCCCCGCTTGTGCGCGGGAACGGCCGCCTGGTCCTGTCCGTCCAGCACCACCCGGCCCGCGTCCAGCGGCTGCAGTCCCGCCACCGTCCGCAGCAGCGTGGACTTGCCGCTGCCGCTCGGCCCGAGCACGCACACGATCTCGTGCTCGGCGACATCGAGGTCCACGGCGTCGAGCACGGCCCGCCCGCCGAAGCGTACGGTCGCGCCCTGCAGGCTCAGCAGCATCTAGAACTCCCCGGTCCTGTCGGTCCGTACCCGCTCCAACAGCAGCAGCGCCACCGCGCACACCACCATCAGGATCGTCGAAAGGGCCATCGCCTGGCCGTAGTTGAGATCGCCCGCGCGCCCCAGCAGCTGGGCCACGGCGACCGGCAGCGTCGGGTTGTCGGGCCGTGCGATGAAGACGGTCGCCCCGAACTCCCCGAGGGAGACGGCGAAGGCGAACCCGGCCGCGATCAGCAGCGCCCGTCGCACCATCGGCAGGTCCACCTCGCGCCACACCCGCCACGGCGACGCGCCGAGCACGGCCGCGGCCTCCCGCAGCCGCCCGTCCACCGCCCGCAGCACGGGCAGCATCGTCCGTACGACGAAGGGGACACCCACCAGTGCCTGCGCCAGCGGCACCAGGATCCAGCTCGCGCGCAGGTCCAGCGGCGGCTCGTCCAGCGCGATCAGGAACCCGAATCCCACGGTCACCGCGGAGACGCCGAGCGGCAGCATGAGCAGCGCGTCGAAGCCCCGCATGAGACGGCCGGCCCGCCGGGTGAGGGCCGCGGCGGCCAGACCGCCGATCAGCACGGCGATCGCGGTGGCGGCGAGCGCGTACTCCAGCGAGTTGCCGACCGCCTCGATCGGGGCGACGAGGAAGACTCCGCCGTCGTCGTCGGCCAGCGCCCGGTAGTAGCCGAATCCCGGGGCGCCGAGGGACCGCTGGACGAGGACCGCGAGCGGCAGCACCAGGAGGACGGCGATGCTCACGAGCACGCCCGCGAGGAGCGCCCACTGACCGGCGCCGCGCGGCCGGCGTGCCGTCGTCCCGGGGGCCACCAGACGCAGGGCGGTCTCCCGTCGGCGTACGGTCGCCGCGTGCACGACGAGGATCGCGCCCACCGCCACGAACTGGACGATCGTCAGCACCGCCGCCGTCGCGAGGTCGAAGATCTCGGAGGTCTGCCGGTAGATCTCGACTTCGAGCGTCGAGAAGGTGGGGCCGCCCAGGATCTGCACCACACCGAACGAGGTGAAGGTGAAGAGGAAGACCATCAGGGCGGCGGCGGCCACGGCGGGTCCGAGCGCCGGCAGCGTCACCCGGCGCCACGCGGCGAAGCGCGAGGCGCCGAGCACCCGCGCGGCCTCCTCCTGGCGCGGGTCGAGCTGCGACCAGAGCCCGCCGACGGTCCGTACGACGACCGCGTAGTTGAAGAAGACGTGCG
This genomic interval carries:
- a CDS encoding gamma-aminobutyraldehyde dehydrogenase; the encoded protein is MSTELRRLRNYIDGEFRDAADGRTTEVVNPATGEAYATAPLSGQADVDAAMAAAAAAFPQWRDKTPSERQRALLKIADAFEERAEELIAAEVENTGKPIGLTRSEEIPPMVDQIRFFAGAARMLEGRSAGEYMEGMTSIVRREPIGVCAQVAPWNYPMMMAVWKFAPALAAGNTVVLKPSDTTPASTVLIADILGGILPKGVFNVICGDRDTGRAMVEHPTPAMASITGSVRAGISVAESASKDVKRVHLELGGKAPVVVFEDTDIAKAVEDISVAGFFNAGQDCTAATRVLVQESIHDEFVTALAKAAAETKTGQPDDEDVLYGPLNNPNQLKQVAGFIERLPAHAKVESGGKQVGDKGYFYAPTVVSGLKQDDEIIQNEVFGPVITVQSFSDEAQAIEWANGVDFALASSVWTKDHGRAMRLSKSLDFGCVWINTHIPLVAEMPHGGFKKSGYGKDLSAYGFDDYTRIKHVMTSLDA
- a CDS encoding Lrp/AsnC family transcriptional regulator, with amino-acid sequence MHSGVVVSRSAEPRDSRESRNGSPQLDTVSLAIIEQLQQDGRRPYAAIGKAVGLSEAAVRQRVQKLLDQGVMQIVAVTDPLTVGFRRQAMVGITVEGDLDPVAEALTAMSEVEYVVMTAGSFDILAEIVCEDDDHLLDVINKRIRALPAVRSTESFVYLKLKKQTYMWGTR
- a CDS encoding aspartate aminotransferase family protein; this translates as MGNPIAVSTKDLSKTAYDHLWMHFTRMSSYENAPVPTIVKGEGTYIYDDKGKRYLDGLAGLFVVQAGHGRTELAETAFKQAQELAFFPVWSYAHPKAIELAERLAHHAPGDLNKVFFTTGGGEAVETAWKLAKQYFKLQGKPTKYKVISRAVAYHGTPQGALSITGLPALKAPFEPLVPGAHKVPNTNIYRAPLFGDDPEAYGRWAADQIEQEILFEGPETVAAVFLEPVQNAGGCFPPPPGYFQRVREICDQYDVLLVSDEVICAFGRLGTMFGCDKFGYVPDMITCAKGMTSGYSPIGACIVSDRIAEPFYKGDNTFLHGYTFGGHPVSAAVALTNLDIFEREGLNQHVLDNEANFLKTLQKLHDLPIVGDVRGNGFFYGIELVKDKATKETFTDEESERVLYGFVSKKLFEYGLYCRADDRGDPVIQLSPPLISDQSTFDEIEGIVRQVLTEAWTKL
- a CDS encoding ABC transporter ATP-binding protein, encoding MVAPPDNDVLWARALHVKHNGSPALSGVSLGVREGEILAVGGPRGSGKTTLLQCLSGQLLPQAGEVWFNSSPVHTMGPLTRERLRRDRFGWIDPVAMLVPELNAWENTALPLMLRGWTRRAAKTTALEWLERLDIGGCARKRPHALLQAERQRVAIARALAPTPTVLFADEPTAPLHRADRAHVLRTLTTAARSHGITVVLASHDADTTALADRTVSLLDGRRVNTVHLPPVTETEGRAACSLSV
- a CDS encoding VOC family protein; its protein translation is MYQQMIFVNLPVSDVDTSKKFFTELGYAINPQFSTDDCACVVISDTIIAMMLSKQRYADFTKKRIADATKTSEVLLCLSAESREKVDELVDAAIAAGGSGTGEAQDQGFMYGRAFDDPDGHTWEVMWMDPAAVQG
- a CDS encoding LOG family protein encodes the protein MLPTPLHSSHDREIESLSEFDDVVSTGGSLARFRVQAVDLTGRTRDLLSLDTAGAVFLGCPMEPEAAAGVRASGALVFPPVPGLPLDPYRGRLYSPDELFASLDAGYEATPDARAYAWFQQTRSDGDIFASMVRAVHDDSVSDALDELLVGVRVVGVMGGHAMARGTEAYAGAARLGRTLARSGLMVATGGGPGAMEAANLGAYAAPFDDAMLDEALRVLAAVPSFTPSITDWARAAFEVRGRWPSGGPSVGVPTWFYGHEPPNAFAAHTAKYFANATREDGLLARSNAGVVFLPGAAGTVQEIFDNATPNYYGSRGEPTPMVLVDRAHWTEKYPAWQLLKSLACERAMESRIALVDRIDDAPEALKHFGG
- a CDS encoding LAETG motif-containing sortase-dependent surface protein codes for the protein MRILGVASASAALALGVAGNALACNIGDFSAAATCDGNGKGIITVTDIDRSAKEATVTVFLERNGADDHQVGAPQKVTGSKDGATVSFSEDWAPKAEYRIHVNVPNIVDKDISPNLVTKDEACTTKSESPAPSESPKPSDSPSASDTPSDSATPSASESSAAPATPGDNQPSAAAGESNLAETGANSNTPMIAGIAAAFVIVGGGAVFFGMRRRGASKA
- a CDS encoding ABC transporter ATP-binding protein, which encodes MLLSLQGATVRFGGRAVLDAVDLDVAEHEIVCVLGPSGSGKSTLLRTVAGLQPLDAGRVVLDGQDQAAVPAHKRGVGLMFQDHQLFPQRDVGGNVAFGLRMRGTPRSGQAARVGELLDLVGLPGARDRAVASLSGGEQQRVALARALAPSPRLLMLDEPLGQLDRSLRERLVVELRDLFGELGTTVLAVTHDQGEAFALADRVVVMRDGRIAQSGTPLEVWQHPADAFVARFLGFDNVVEATVSASAADTPWGKVPVPEGAAQGPGTLLVRPAGVRLVGAADGLRCTVAARTFRGTHVAVQLQPEGAPRLEAACALRDAPEPGEVVGVEFDAAEIVVLGGSSAGKGPQSRAG
- a CDS encoding ABC transporter permease; translation: MALPVAFFAVFFAYPVAAIVSRGLHGDGGWQPGRIWDVATRPDIRHVLWFTTWQALASTALTLLIALPGAYVFARFEFRGKQLLRAVVTVPFVLPTVVVGTAFLALLGRGGLLDELWGVRLDTTVWAILVAHVFFNYAVVVRTVGGLWSQLDPRQEEAARVLGASRFAAWRRVTLPALGPAVAAAALMVFLFTFTSFGVVQILGGPTFSTLEVEIYRQTSEIFDLATAAVLTIVQFVAVGAILVVHAATVRRRETALRLVAPGTTARRPRGAGQWALLAGVLVSIAVLLVLPLAVLVQRSLGAPGFGYYRALADDDGGVFLVAPIEAVGNSLEYALAATAIAVLIGGLAAAALTRRAGRLMRGFDALLMLPLGVSAVTVGFGFLIALDEPPLDLRASWILVPLAQALVGVPFVVRTMLPVLRAVDGRLREAAAVLGASPWRVWREVDLPMVRRALLIAAGFAFAVSLGEFGATVFIARPDNPTLPVAVAQLLGRAGDLNYGQAMALSTILMVVCAVALLLLERVRTDRTGEF